A portion of the Podospora pseudoanserina strain CBS 124.78 chromosome 2, whole genome shotgun sequence genome contains these proteins:
- a CDS encoding hypothetical protein (COG:U; EggNog:ENOG503NX43), producing MFNTNTAQVKPSTGGLFSTNPQEEPPSSLFAKPAADKAPSGSFGQEAKETKAPSGLFTSKSDNLFGTKPQEKPPSSLFSQPPPSQEKPASSLFSHPPQDKPPASLFAKPAQDKPPTSLFANQSQEKPPSSLFANQAQEKPPSSLFANQYQEKPPASLFAQPKPQAPSSNMFAAPKQPQAPPKPLFGGAAPKPSLGGRSAIGQHHTRQPSKLSRSVMAEEFASEEEGIAEEIEEPVLPTAKRTQFAPTTTSNAGTTAPTRGFAVPESDSEDDEGDTDMWLDMNAAAAAKRAQVGDESDLLMFATPAATERARMDAENIFRATARSSVGPSGFTKPKEFRFAALAKDAYSRMGTAEINETPQIILNTENLIEKLYDEGVGEEGENPEKMDDVLAEVAGGVAELWRDYANKLPRPYEEHPVEIGPGPHATTFEKANYLANLALRIHHTRYEEGMAEPLPQTMFQWLEEYHDMYQNQTEEILAHNPSPACHGLFWQAVFVSLLRGKVEDAVALLANAGWEAVRGVNREYAYTERALENVDRAVGELCFGGVSGGGGLGDLWGGGELFRVRARASLELLRRFAEGSDEGEFGGAWGESFGGMARRAESKVPWEIYENLNIVFDIVLGEKAAIMEAAQDWLEATVGLLGWWDESRVERKGGEGGKGFRGSQMGRSQALVVRDRGVEDGNYLDRLGRAFHAAVESDFHFNSQNPVELGMACIFEDNVKAVIGLLRGWSLPIATALAEIASLGKWLPAHRPVGVFGFDDLDMDDLEVLGVDPGSPDDVDGIKDSTLAQYARALSEFEELSKVAVQGVTRDGWELAIHVLGRMDSAEYSEDLMKDLVQQQIDKLHVDSSRTVDKLWSLLNELGMIPYAEDTAESFGEILARDSKRYGEAMWYYALAHRPNKVREVMNLLLSYSLIQSCAFPPAQELDNYLERLLNDRNKTLEDLAARDMEGAELLGKMLSGYASLRQFYDIRDNKDSLPGHISPFARKQQAATALVSVIASSDDNIRGGLYDQTRDGIVSEDFLLALLGEALVFVTDPSNTNVHFGQASQPVLSMDQIDTILKAIEDLEAVGERVKEACEEFLRVVLGNVPGSGLAKGGRPEDLLGKDKGGNLMLAGAGSGMGRVVSELSKSLSGGNGGRGVGNVKRGWDWRVGEGIGRNTAGKEIMRRLRLGLAKDVAGLWLVGADEVEW from the exons ATGTTTAACACTAACACGGCCCAGGTAAAGCCTTCGACGGGAGGGTTATTTTCGACGAACCCGCAGGAGGAGCCACCTTCCAGTCTCTTTGCCAAGCCAGCTGCCGATAAGGCCCCTTCGGGTTCGTTTGGGCAAGAGGCAAAGGAGACTAAGGCTCCGTCTGGTCTCTTTACGAGCAAATCGGATAATTTGTTTGGGACAAAACCGCAGGAGAAGCCGCCTTCGAGCCTTTTCtcgcaaccaccaccgagcCAGGAGAAGCCAGCTTCTAGCTTGTTTTCACACCCTCCTCAGGATAAGCCTCCTGCCAGCCTATTTGCGAAGCCAGCTCAGGACAAGCCTCCTACGAGTCTTTTTGCGAACCAGTCACAGGAGAAGCCGCCCTCTAGTCTATTTGCCAACCAGGCTCAGGAGAAACCACCCTCGAGCCTATTTGCAAACCAATATCAAGAAAAGCCCCCCGCCAGTCTCTTCGCACAGCCAAAGCCGCAGGCCCCATCCTCAAACATGTTTGCTGCTCCCAAGCAGCCTCAGGCTCCCCCAAAGCCATTGTTTGGAGGTGCTGCTCCCAAGCCATCTCTCGGAGGCAGATCCGCCATCGGGCAGCACCACACCAGACAACCTAGCAAACTGAGCCGCAGCGTCATGGCCGAGGAATTTGCTTcagaggaagagggcatCGCTGAAGAAATCGAGGAACCGGTTCTTCCTACCGCCAAGAGAACTCAGTTTGCCCCCACGACCACGAGCAATGCGGGAACCACGGCGCCAACTAGAGGTTTCGCCGTTCCAGAGTCTGATAGTGAGGATGACGAAGGCGACACCGACATGTGGTTGGATATGAacgcggctgctgctgctaagCGAGCCCAAGTAGGTGATGAGTCTGATCTGCTCATGTTCGCCACACCCGCTGCCACCGAGAGAGCTCGTATGGACGCGGAGAACATCTTCCGTGCTACCGCCCGGTCGTCTGTCGGTCCAAGCGGCTTCACCAAGCCAAAGGAATTCCGCTTTGCGGCTTTGGCCAAGGATGCCTACAGCCGGATGGGCACCGCCGAAATCAATGAAACTCCTCAGATCATCCTCAACACGGAGAACCTCATCGAGAAGCTCTACGACGAGggcgttggcgaggagggggaaaacCCCGAGAAGATGGACGACGTCCTCGCTGAGGTTGCGGGCGGCGTGGCGGAGCTGTGGAGGGACTACGCGAACAAGCTGCCGAGGCCGTACGAGGAGCATCCGGTCGAGATAGGGCCCGGCCCGCATGCGACCACGTTTGAAAAGGCAAACTATTTGGCTAATCTGGCGCTGCGGATCCACCACACGAGAtatgaggaggggatggcggaGCCGCTGCCGCAGACGATGTTTcagtggctggaggagtaTCATGATATGTACCAGAACCAGACGGAGGAGATTTTGGCGCACAACCCCAGCCCGGCGTGCCACGGGCTGTTCTGGCAGGCGGTTTTTGTGAGCTTGctgagggggaaggtggaggatgcggtGGCGCTGCTGGCGAATGCCGGGTGGGAGGctgtgaggggggtgaataGGGAGTATGCCTACACGGAGAGGGCGCTGGAGAATGTGGAcagggcggtgggggagctg tgttttggaggggtgtccgggggtggggggttgggagatttatgggggggaggggagctgtTTAgggtgagggcgagggcgagttTGGAGTTGTTGAGGCGGTTCGCGGAGGGGAGTGATGAGGGGGAATTTGGGGGAGCCTGGGGA GAGagttttggggggatggCGAGACGGGCGGAGAGCAAAGTGCCGTGGGAGATTTATGAGAATCTGAATATTGTTTTTGACATTgtgctgggggagaaggcggcgatTATGGAGGCGGCGCAGGACTGGCTGGAGGCTACGGTTgggttgctggggtggtgggatgagagcagggtggagaggaaggggggggagggtgggaaggggtttaGGGGAAGCCAGATGGGGAGGTCACAGGCTTTGGTTGTGAGGGataggggggtggaggatgggaatTATTTGGATAGGTTGGGGAGGGCCTTTCACGCGGCGGTGGAGAGTGATTTCCACTTCAACAGTCAGAACCCGGTTGAGTTGGGGATGGCGTGCATCTTTGAGGATAACGTCAAGGCTGTTATTGGGCTGCTGAGGGGATGGTCGCTGCCGATCGCGACTGCACTGGCCGAGATTGCCAGCTTGGGCAAGTGGCTGCCAGCTCACCGGCCGGTGGGCGTGTTTGGGTTTGATGACCTGGACATGGATGATCTGGAGGTGCTGGGTGTCGATCCTGGGAGCCCGGACGATGTTGATGGCATCAAGGATAGCACCCTTGCCCAGTACGCCAGGGCCTTGtccgagtttgaggagctTTCCAAGGTGGCGGTTCAGGGAGTCACcagggatggatgggagcTGGCCATTCAcgtgctggggaggatggacTCTGCCGAGTACAGCGAGGACCTGATGAAGGATTtggtgcagcagcagattGACAAGCTGCATGTTGACTCGAGCAGGACGGTGGATAAGCTATGGAGCTTGTTGAATGAGTTGGGGATGATTCCTTATGCTGAGGACACCGCtgag TCTTTTGGTGAGATCCTCGCCCGCGACTCGAAACGCTACGGCGAGGCAATGTGGTACTACGCTCTCGCTCACCGCCCTAACAAAGTCCGCGAGGTCATGAACCTTTTGCTGTCCTACTCCCTCATCCAGTCCTGCGCCTTCCCTCCTGCCCAGGAGCTAGACAACTACCTCGAGCGTCTCCTCAACGACAGGAACAAAACCCTCGAGGACCTCGCAGCCAGAGACATGGAAGGTGCTGAGCTCCTCGGCAAGATGCTCAGCGGTTATGCTTCCCTCAGACAATTCTACGACATTAGAGACAACAAAGACTCCCTCCCTGGCCACATCAGCCCCTTTGCACGGAAGCAGCAAGCCGCCACTGCTCTAGTCAGCGTGATCGCCAGTTCGGACGACAACATCCGCGGCGGTCTGTACGATCAAACACGCGATGGGATCGTCTCGGAAGACTTCCTTCTTGCTTTGCTCGGGGAGGCACTGGTGTTTGTGACTGATCCGTCTAATACAAACGTTCACTTTGGACAGGCTAGCCAGCCGGTCTTGAGCATGGATCAGATTGACACTATACTCAAGGCGATTGAGGAcctggaggcggtgggggagagggtcaAGGAGGCGTGTGAGGAGTttttgagggtggtgctggggaaTGTGCCTGGGAGTGGACTGGCgaagggggggaggccgGAGGATTTGTTGGGGAAGGACAAGGGGGGGAATTTGATGCTTGCTGGTGCGGGaagtgggatggggagggtggtgagtgagTTGAGTAAGAGCTTGAGTGGTGGGAACGGCGGAAGGGGGGTTGGCAATgtgaagagggggtgggattggagggttggggaggggattggGAGGAATACGGCGGGGAAGGAGATTATgagaaggttgaggttggggttggcgaaGGATGTGGCcgggttgtggttggttggggctGATGAGGTGGAGTGGTGA
- a CDS encoding hypothetical protein (EggNog:ENOG503PY8P) has protein sequence MYSLKQSSLLTFLTSGLTILAAPQVTPPPPIPSIAVPQPHPVPTLPVPQPLPLPTAPNPGFIPTPRPNPNPDDDDDDDQPQDEPSTTTTTPATNPCLTSLSALLSGFPSPSSSENPLFPPWASSSPPPILIISSALSSNQSFSPELGLGDSTDEMCFSAVAAITPSPTELAAAYSAYLDDVQMWRFAVEGEAYRLAEKCGGVGLGLELMMATEGPMCTSGIRESVRPWATGGGGLPARWYPLSGVFNDIPLRNNDLLRTTPGLHPPFSSSPTSAPSSSSSNGDDGLFSADHPWAWVLIPVALLSTLGLLAACLHNSRRRRAARKQAATTLLLNHPRRPGPPDSTQVTIRDLESGWVIPGREAARWAWPPPAMREEGLNELGEAPPPYENHKEKAAAVELGGEGEVREIGEGSRRWWGEERSWVEGVDDEIDTRRVGPDGEDGEVDKEGRGSDGGSEDEEERGHRERERKRERGSSSTDRAYDVAEEVVITQPPPAVLRETDSGRQQQRVDDGKGKRV, from the exons ATGTATTCACTCAAGcaatcctccctcctcaccttcctcactTCAGgcctcaccatcctcgccgcaCCCCAAGtcactccaccaccacccatcccatcaaTCGCCGTcccacaaccacacccagTCCCAACCCTCCCAGTACCACAaccacttcctctcccaacAGCTCCAAACCCAGGTTTtatcccaaccccaagaccgaaccctaaccccgacgacgacgacgacgacgaccaaCCTCAGGATGaaccctcaaccaccaccaccaccccagcaacaaacccCTGCctaacctccctctccgccctcttATCAggtttcccctccccctccagtTCCGaaaaccccctcttccccccctgggcctcctcctcccccccaccaatcctgatcatctcctccgccctaTCAAGCAACCAATCCTTCTCCCCCGAGCTAGGCCTAGGCGACTCAACAGACGAGATGTGCTTCTCCGCCGTGGCAGccatcaccccttcccctacCGAACTAGCAGCAGCCTACTCTGCCTATCTGGACGATGTCCAGATGTGGAGATTTgctgttgaaggagaggcgTACAGGCTGGCGGAGAagtgtggaggggtggggttggggttggagcttATGATGGCGACGGAGGGGCCGATGTGCACGAGTGGGATTCGGGAGAGTGTCAGGCCTTGGGCTaccgggggtggagg CTTACCAGCCCGTTGGTACCCGTTATCCGGTGTTTTCAATGACATCCCCCTTCGCAACAATGACCTCCTTCGGACCACCCCCGGGcttcacccccccttttcctcctccccaacctcagcaccgtcatcctcatcctccaacggTGACGACGGGTTGTTTTCCGCTGACCATCCTTG GGCATGGGTCCTAATCCCAGTAGCCCTCCTCTCAACTTTAGGCCTCCTAGCAGCCTGCCTCCACAactcccgccgccgccgcgccgCCCGCAAACAAGCAGCCACAACCCTGCTACTTAACCACCCACGTCGTCCCGGCCCCCCAGACTCAACCCAGGTTACGATCCGGGATCTTGAATCAGGGTGGGTGATTCCCGGACGGGAGGCAGCAAGGTGGGcttggcctcctccggcgatgagagaggaggggttgaatgAACTTGGGGaggcgccgccgccgtatGAGAATCAtaaggagaaggcggcggcggtggagctgggtggggagggggaggtgagggagattggGGAAGGGAGCA ggaggtggtggggggaggagaggagttgggttgagggggtggatgacgAGATTGATACTAGGAGGGTTGGGcctgatggggaggatggggaggtggataaggaggggagggggtctGACGGTgggagtgaggatgaggaggaaagggggcacagagaaagggaaaggaaaagggaaagggggagtaGCAGCACTGATCGTGCGTATGatgttgcggaggaggtagtTATCACGCAGCCACCTCCGGCGGTGCTACGGGAGACTGACAGTgggaggcagcagcaacgggtggatgatgggaaggggaagagggtgtga
- a CDS encoding hypothetical protein (EggNog:ENOG503NU5A; COG:I) — MSFTEQYAKYQYFLTSSPAPYVAHVQINRTSKLNAFKEAMWLELRTLFQQLSSDPEVRAVVLSGAGDKAFTAGLDVTEASQNGLLNPDGNLDGARKAARLRRHIAEFQECISAVEKCEKPVIAVLHGISIGLAIDIACCADVRIAAANTRFAVKEVDIGLAADIGTLARLPKVVGSFSWVKDIALSARDFGAEEALRVGFVSQVHESKDKAVEAAVKMAAFIGGKSPVAVQGTKEVLNHSRDHAVEENLRYVGIWNAAALQTNDVQAALLSGMQKRKPTFEKL, encoded by the exons atgTCCTTCACAGAGCAATACGCCAAATACCAGTACTTCCTCACCTCTTCCCCGGCCCCTTATGTAGCCCACGTCCAAATCAACCGCACCTCCAAGCTCAACGCCTTCAAAGAGGCTATGTGGCTCGAGCTCCGCACCCTTTTCCAGCAACTCTCATCCGACCCCGAAGTCCGCGCCGTCGTCCTGTCGGGAGCCGGCGACAAGGCCTTCACCGCCGGCCTCGACGTAACGGAAGCCAGCCAGAACGGGCTGTTGAACCCGGACGGGAACCTAGACGGCGCGAGAAAGGCGGCGAGGCTGCGGAGACACATTGCCGAGTTTCAAGAGTGCATTTCGGCGGTGGAGAAGTGCGAGAAGC CTGTCATTGCCGTTCTGCACGGCATCAGCATTGGTCTCGCGATTGACATCGCCTGCTGCGCCGACGTCAGAATCGCTGCTGCCAACACCCGGTTCGCGGTGAAAGAGGTTGACATCGGGCTCGCGGCTGATATCGGCACGCTTGCGCGGCTGCcaaaggtggtggggagctTCTCTTGGGTGAAGGATATCGCGCTGAGCGCTAGGGATTtcggggccgaggaggcgttgagggttgggtttgttAGTCAGGTGCACGAGTCAAAGGACAAGGCGGTCGAGGCggcggtgaagatggcggcgTTTATCGGGGGGAAGAGTCCAGTGGCGGTGCAGGGGACTAAGGAGGTGTTGAATCATTCGAGGGATCACGCTGTGGAGGAGAACTTGAGGTATGTGGGCATCTGGAACGCGGCGGCGCTGCAGACGAATGATGTGCAGGCTGCGCTGCTGTCGGGGatgcagaagaggaagcctACTTTTGAGAAGCTCTAG
- the TFB5 gene encoding TFIIH complex subunit tfb5 (COG:K; EggNog:ENOG503P8VN), whose translation MPRAIRGVLIECEPAIKSILIHIDSTQLNNDAIIEDLDETHLMVKEQMVKTLQARLDEKLKETYRVEVPLDDSDEDKGM comes from the exons atgccAAGAGCCATCCGCGGCGTCCTCATCGAGTGCGAGCCAGCCATCAagtccatcctcatccacatCGACAGCACCCAGCTCAACAACGACGCCATCATCGAGGACCTTGACGAGACTCATCTGATGGTGAAGGAGCAAATGGTTAAGACCCTGCAGGCCCGGTTAGATGAG AAACTCAAGGAGACTTACCGTGTTGAGGTGCCTTTGGATGACAGTGATGAGGACAAGGGCATGTAA
- a CDS encoding hypothetical protein (COG:S; EggNog:ENOG503P46E): MSLANDKFPSSAAFDAINQAISASDADRKEAIKAGNAVFAFVLKNKAGETDEWHIDLKNKGAVGKGLGEKPTVTLSLSDADFGALVAGKANAQRLFMSGKLKIKGDVMKATKLDPILKKAQTKAKL, from the exons ATGTCTCTCGCCAACG ACAAGttcccctcctcggccgcctttgACGCGATCAACCAGGCCATCTCTGCTTCCGACGCCGACCGCaaggaggccatcaaggCCGGCAACGCTGTTTTCGCCTTTGTGCTCAAGAACAAGGCTGGCGAGACGGACGAGTGGCACATTGATCTTAAGAACAAGGGGGCTGTTGGCAAGGGGCTTGGGGAAAAGCCTACTG tcaccctctccctctccgacgCCGACTTTGGCGCTCTTGTCGCCGGCAAGGCCAACGCGCAGAGACTGTTCATGTCTGGCAAGCTCAAGATCAAGGGAGATGTCATGAAGGCTACCAAGCTGGATCCTATTCTTAAGAAGGCGCAGACTAAGGCTAAGCTTTAG
- a CDS encoding hypothetical protein (EggNog:ENOG503NUH8; COG:S): MLRTISTLFLDRPPPLPPGVVINTIDNVLIPLSEAHLHSHSYRSRLTSTDDTVEDTQKDDDDNNDDDDDLEGGGDRDEGTGMLLRRSSSSGELLGMTAAEREYTIGSLRREVRAGGGKRTAAGRGEYEMKSRLVNKAIQDIGMGRYNWQLFVLCGFGWFADNLWMQGIALTLPSLSAEFGVSEADIRYTTSSLFIGLCLGSFVWGIGSDIIGRRIAFNATLLITSLFGIASAWAPTWPAVCLTYAALGFGVGGNLPVDGALFLEFLPDASSSLLTLLSVWWPIGQLFSSIAAWFFIAHWPVDEGWRCFVFSIGVITFGMFVTRFFIFDLLESPKFLLSQGRQEEAVKVVHGIAFRNGRKTWLTEELLDVVADDGHRGSTGHLRQPRRLSTLAIIPPPLYLPSQTIVCNPPLGRNDMPDLAHLGDDRDGIPVV; the protein is encoded by the exons ATGCTACGCACAATCTCAACGCTTTTCCTGGaccgcccaccaccactaccacccgGCGTGGtgatcaacaccatcgatAATGTCCTTATTCCACTGTCAGAGGCGCATTTACACAGTCATTCTTACCGGTCAAGACTCACTTCCACGGATGACACCGTTGAGGATACCCaaaaagatgatgatgataacaatgatgatgatgatgacctagagggtggtggtgatcgtGATGAAGGAACAGGCATGTTACTCCGACGAAGCAGCTCTTCTGGGGAACTACTGGGCATGACGGCTGCTGAGAGGGAGTACACGATTGGGAGCTTGAGACGTGAGGTcagggctggtggtgggaaaaggacggcagctgggaggggggaatatGAGA tGAAATCTAGGCTGGTGAACAAAGCTATACAGGACATCGGGATGGGGAGGTACAACTGGCAGTTGTTTGTGCTCTgtgggtttgggtggtttgcTGACAA TTTATGGATGCAG GGGatcgccctcaccctcccctccctctctgccgAGTTTGGTGTTTCTGAAGCCGACATCCGgtacaccacctcctccctcttcatcGGCCTCTGCCTAGGCAGCTTCGTCTGGGGGATTGGGTCCGACATCATCGGCCGCCGCATCGCCTTCAACGCCACGCttctcatcacctccctctttgGCATCGCCTCGGCCTGGGCACCGACCTGGCCGGCCGTCTGCTTGACGTATGCGGCCCTCGGTTTCGGGGTAGGGGGTAACCTCCCTGTCGACGGCGCATTATTTCTCGAATTCCTCCCCGACGCCTCAAGCTCGCTGTTGACCCTGCTGTCGGTCTGGTGGCCAATAGGCCAGCTATTCTCCTCGATAGCCGCCTGGTTTTTTATTGCTCACTGGCCTGTCGACGAGGGGTGGCGGTGCTTTGTTTTTAGCATCGGGGTCATCACCTTTGGCATGTTTGTCACGAGATTCTTCATTTTCGACCTGTTGGAATCACCCAAGTTTTTGCTCTCTCAGGGGAGACaagaggaggcggtgaaggTGGTGCATGGGATTGCGTTTCGGAATGGAAGGAAGACGTGGTTGACGGAGGAGCTTttggatgttgttgctgatgacgGCCACCGCGGGTCAACCGGCCATCTTCGCCAACCACGCCGGCTGTCAACGCTCGCGATA atcccacctcctctctACCTCCCGTCTCAAACCATTGTTTGCAACCCGCCGCTTGGGCGCAACGACATGCCTGATCTGGCTCACCTGGGCGACGATAGGGATGGGATACCCGTTGTTTAA
- a CDS encoding hypothetical protein (COG:T; EggNog:ENOG503Q3RX), translating to MAAHNAKPEIGDILLVIHDFVARSSDELSLVKGERVELLERDDEFGDGWYLGRHLVNNNSGLFPEVYTRPAPKAVVTTNTSFSNASKPPLTPLAEDNEHATPLAHPAEDTKSAPKPIPAQLPPSSLNTLASPTISPPPFSSSLPTGAASGLDSIRPNASTDSHVLHETLNVINEHITDLRSPDGGQGHRANDSGSEYSSHVGHRISYIQGEETDEEEETVHSRFEVESWNADQVAEYLFTVGVEKHHCEVFRDQEITGEVLLGMDQTSVFIKALDLGSVGRRLKTWQKIKQLQDEANGLGTSTGRTTQTYGSEAGSDVGRMRSRTNTITSSGPQRYNSTQESNMSPHARRLSQTPKIEPYEPVSPVSPLVDSPGRTYHDKRPSAASIRDLHHSRRHSSTDFRIAGPTAASTKPASTSTFPQQQTAHKKQPSFDRNWTLGGATSSSSFQQRPLSSAGVRESSEPGAELQDSAVDLDRGYFSGTDADPRKRNVLKKRDSVQAGRTSPKTSYAEEQRVRSATALSRHSRFGSVDSVRESSVSAAAQKYYGLNKRTPSTITTDSMRQTSGSLKESMNPTVTRLDSNTSDASRSSPKSVNAMKRLSQVNHPDFNVSMMLRSGLGGLRAASDAITGNEKAKLSPLDSPLKDSPMYSPARTGSSTPSVGPSFEMDSADATKSPSTTTTQASRGSRKKTKKETSAYTRGLQKITPQEAMKTADYSGWMKKRSANLMTTWKPRLFVLKGRRLAYYYSEDDDQEKGLIDISFHRVLPADNEKLTGLHATLTGATNSPAIPAGSQIHTLAASDAERDPTSEGPDSIFIFKLVPPRAGLSRAVTFTKPTVHYFAVPNIKQGRLWMAALMKATIDRDDTQPITTTYQQKTISLAKARQMRHRPPALMGLDENARNNGENCEAEKRAADKEKNGLGITYSEADSGVSGMGKFGLQPHPDSARAPGRFASFGSEKDSVPQSA from the exons ATGGCGGCTCACAATGCGAAGCCCGAGATTGGCGACATTCTGCTTGTCATCC ACGACTTTGTAGCCCGCAGTTCTGACGAGTTGAGCTTGGTAAAGGGCGAGCGCGTGGAGCTGCTCGAGCGCGACGACGAGTTTGGCGATGGATGGTACTTGGGCCGACATttggtcaacaacaacagcggCTTGTTCCCTGAGG TCTACACCCGACCAGCACCGAAAGCTGTCGTCACAACCAACACATCGTTTTCTAACGCATCGAAGCCACCACTGACCCCCCTAGCCGAAGATAACGAGCATGCGACGCCCCTAGCCCACCCTGCAGAGGATACGAAAAGCGCACCGAAGCCAATACCCGCTCAGCTCCCACCGAGCTCGCTGAATACGCTTGCTTCCCCTACGATAAGCCCTCCTCCGTTCTCTAGCAGTCTGCCGACCGGCGCAGCATCTGGCCTGGACTCGATACGGCCCAACGCTAGCACCGACAGCCATGTTTTGCACGAAACACTCAATGTCATCAACGAACACATCACCGACCTGAGATCCCCCGATGGCGGCCAGGGGCATAGGGCTAATGATTCGGGCAGCGAGTACAGCTCTCACGTCGGCCACCGCATCTCGTATATCCAGGGCGAGGAAacagacgaagaggaagagacggTACACTCTCGATTCGAGGTCGAATCGTGGAACGCAGATCAGGTCGCTGAATATTTGTTCACGGTTGGTGTCGAGAAGCACCACTGCGAGGTATTTCGGGACCAGGAAATCACAGGAGAGGTGCTTTTGGGAATGGATCAGACCTCGGTATTCATCAAGGCCCTCGACTTGGGCTCGGTAGGAAGGCGGCTCAAGACGTGGCAAAAGATCAAGCAGCTCCAGGACGAAGCCAACGGTTTGGGGACGAGCACAGGGAGGACAACTCAGACATATGGGAGCGAGGCCGGGTCTGATGTCGGGAGGATGCGAAGCAggaccaacaccatcacgaGCTCGGGGCCACAGCGGTACAATTCGACCCAGGAGTCCAACATGTCGCCCCATGCGCGACGTTTGTCACAAACACCCAAGATTGAGCCGTATGAGCCCGTATCACCTGTATCGCCCTTGGTAGATTCGCCCGGCCGCACGTACCACGACAAACGCCCCTCTGCTGCGTCAATCCGAGATTTGCATCACTCGCGCCGCCATTCGTCGACGGATTTCCGGATCGCGGGCCCTACCG ccgcctccaccaaacccgcctccaccagcacgTTTCCCCAACAGCAGACGGCCCATAAGAAGCAACCGTCCTTTGATAGAAACTGGACGTTGGGTGGCGCTacttcgtcgtcgtctttcCAGCAAAGACCTCTGTCCTCGGCCGGCGTCCGAGAGTCTTCGGAGCCCGGAGCAGAACTGCAAGATTCAGCAGTCGACCTGGACCGTGGTTACTTTTCCGGCACCGACGCCGACCCCCGGAAGAGAAATGTGCTCAAGAAGCGCGACAGTGTGCAGGCTGGACGCACCTCACCCAAGACGAGCTACGCCGAAGAGCAGCGTGTCAGGAGCGCAACCGCCTTGTCTAGGCACTCAAGGTTTGGGAGTGTGGACTCGGTGCGCGAATCATCCGTGTCGGCTGCCGCCCAAAAGTATTATGGCCTGAACAAGCGCACACCTTCGACAATAACCACCGATTCGATGCGCCAAACTTCGGGGAGCTTGAAGGAGTCCATGAACCCCACCGTCACCCGGCTCGACAGCAATACGTCAGACGCATCTCGATCATCGCCAAAATCCGTCAACGCCATGAAGCGCCTCAGCCAAGTCAACCACCCCGACTTTAACGTCAGCATGATGCTGCGCAgcgggttgggagggttgagggCAGCTTCGGATGCCATCACAGGAAACGAAAAGGCGAAACTGTCACCTCTGGATTCACCGCTCAAGGACTCGCCAATGTACTCGCCAGCCCGGACAGGATCTAGTACCCCTTCGGTTGGCCCGAGCTTCGAGATGGACTCTGCCGATGCCACCAAGAGTCCTAGCACGACCACGACACAAGCAAGCCGCGGCAGCCgcaagaagaccaagaaggagaCGAGCGCGTACACTCGTGGTCTGCAAAAGATTACGCCGCAGGAGGCCATGAAGACTGCTGATTACAGCGGCTGGATGAAGAAGCGGAGCGCCAATCTCATGACGACCTGGAAGCCTCGTCTGTTTGTTCTCAAGGGGAGACGTCTCGCGTACTACTACTCGGAGGACGATGACCAGGAGAAGGGCCTGATCGATATTTCATTCCACCGCGTTCTGCCTGCCGATAACGAGAAGCTCACCGGGCTCCACGCTACCTTGACCGGTGCTACCAACTCGCCAGCCATTCCCGCCGGAAGCCAGATTCACACTCTTGCCGCCAGTGATGCAGAGCGTGATCCAACTTCCGAGGGCCCAGATTCGATCTTTATTTTCAAGCTTGTACCACCTCGCGCTGGTCTCTCCCGGGCGGTTACTTTCACCAAGCCAACCGTCCATTATTTTGCGGTACCCAACATTAAGCAGGGCCGGCTGTGGATGGCCGCTCTCATGAAGGCCACCATCGATCGCGACGACACGCAGCCCATAACGACGACATACCAGCAAAAGACAATCTCGCTGGCTAAGGCGCGGCAGATGCGTCACAGACCACCAGCACTCATGGGCCTGGACGAGAACGCTCGCAACAACGGGGAGAACTGCGAGGCCGAGAAACGAGCGGCcgacaaggaaaagaatGGTCTCGGAATCACCTACAGCGAGGCGGACAGTGGAGTTTCCGGCATGGGAAAGTTTGGCTTGCAACCGCATCCCGACAGTGCCCGCGCGCCGGGAAGGTTTGCCAGCTTCGGTTCAGAAAAGGATTCAGTGCCCCAGAGTGCCTAG